The proteins below are encoded in one region of Oncorhynchus tshawytscha isolate Ot180627B linkage group LG04, Otsh_v2.0, whole genome shotgun sequence:
- the LOC112248993 gene encoding fin bud initiation factor, translated as MAFLHLLAIGMFSLPLCGAFFNGPLYPEMSNGTFHHYFVPDGDYENNDDPEKCQMLFKMTDDRKCVLDEDQDSVIRDDFTIIKRHIEDAARMLEGIGKSIYFDLDGEDSYGKYLRRETTQIGEAFTNSEKALLELEVKFKQSQQNELKEEHRINDDFLNMVVHTRDVLKGTLDISVGLKDKHELLSLIIRSHGTRLGRLKNEYMKVKLG; from the coding sequence ATGGCTTTTCTCCACTTACTCGCTATTGGGATGTTTTCATTGCCGCTCTGCGGTGCGTtttttaatggacctctgtatCCCGAGATGTCTAACGGCACGTTCCATCACTACTTTGTGCCAGACGGCGACTATGAGAATAACGATGATCCCGAAAAATGTCAAATGCTTTTTAAAATGACAGACGACCGAAAATGCGTTCTTGACGAGGACCAAGATTCGGTCATCCGAGACGATTTCACGATCATCAAGAGACACATCGAAGACGCGGCCAGAATGCTGGAGGGGATCGGGAAAAGTATTTATTTTGATTTGGACGGAGAGGACAGCTATGGAAAATATTTGAGAAGGGAGACGACTCAGATTGGCGAGGCTTTTACAAACTCTGAAAAGGCTCTGTTAGAACTGGAGGTGAAATTCAAACAGAGTCAGCAAAACGAGCTGAAGGAGGAGCACCGCATAAACGACGACTTTCTGAACATGGTTGTCCACACAAGGGACGTGCTAAAGGGAACACTGGACATATCTGTGGGGTTGAAGGATAAACACGAGCTTCTCTCTCTCATAATTCGAAGTCACGGGACCAGATTAGGCCGACTGAAAAATGAATACATGAAGGTTAAACTTGGGTAA
- the LOC112248992 gene encoding gamma-butyrobetaine dioxygenase: protein MWTTAIARCTLPSMRKRSSVLACHALRAEGRPRWAVATAATSPSPSLHLIWRQLRGYGSQAPTPLPSTALGNSPGVRQVRALEQERQLEVEWEDSRQSMYPYTWLRDNCQCPLCTLQSAQARTLLLSQLDIHTGVDRVQVTDNNKVSIVWPDQHTSEFDSEWLRKRCFSPAARQALQEELFLNKHMYWDSELQIPTANFEEVLHDDKAALAWLLALRRVGIVYLKGAPVEQGQVARLSQRIGYLRLTFYGHTWQVQDKSQANNVAYTAGKLSLHTDYPALHYPPGVQFLHCLSQAGEGGESEAVDGFHMAEKLRREDPEAFRTLTSLQVDFTDTGSDYCDFMVQSKNHIIDVDSNGRVVRINYNNATRDSVLDLPLHQVQAFYSSLKAYIQLMTQPENMLTYKMEPGDLVTFDNWRLLHGRKSYLSHPDQVRHLEGAYLDWDEVMSRLRILCKSVNGES, encoded by the exons ATGTGGACGACCGCTATAGCACGATGCACCCTGCCGAGCATGCGCAAGCGAAGCTCTGTTTTGGCCTGCCATGCCTTGAGGGCTGAGGGTAGGCCTAGATGGGCAGTTGCCACAGCtgccacctctccatctccttctcttcaCCTGATCTGGAGGCAACTCCGTGGGTATGGGTCCCAGGCACCCACCCCGCTCCCCTCCACTGCTCTGGGGAACAGCCCTGGGGTGAGGCAGGTCCGTGCCCTGGAGCAGGAAAGGCAACTGGAGGTGGAGTGGGAGGACAGCAGGCAAAGCATGTACCCGTACACATGGCTGAGGGACAACTGTCAATGCCCGCTGTGTACCCTGCAGTCAGCCCAGGCCCGCACCCTGCTGCTCTCCCAACTGGACATCCACACTGGGGTCGACCGGGTCCAAGTCACTGACAACAACAAG GTGTCCATAGTGTGGCCGGACCAGCACACCAGCGAGTTTGACTCAGAATGGCTGAGGAAACGGTGCTTCTCTCCTGCTGCCAGACAAGCTCTACAAGAGGAGCTCTTCCTCAACA AGCATATGTACTGGGACTCAGAGCTACAGATCCCCACGGCCAACTTCGAGGAGGTCCTCCACGATGACAAGGCCGCCCTGGCCTGGCTGCTGGCTCTACGCCGCGTAGGAATCGTCTACCTGAAGGGGGCGCCGGTGGAGCAGGGTCAAGTGGCCCGCCTCAGCCAGAGGATCGGTTACCTAAGACTGACGTTCTATGG GCACACATGGCAGGTGCAGGACAAATCCCAGGCTAACAACGTGGCCTACACAGCTGGCAAACTCAGTCTCCACACTGACTATCCAGCACTGCACTATCCACCTGGA GTGCAGTTCCTGCATTGCCTGAGCCAGGCTGGTGAGGGTGGGGAGAGTGAAGCGGTGGACGGCTTCCACATGGCAGAAAAACTGAGAAGAGAAGACCCAGAGGCTTTCAGGACCCTCACCTCCCTGCAGGTGGACTTCACCGACACAGGGTCCGACTACTGTGACTTCATGGTGCAGTCCAAGAACCACATCATAGA TGTTGACAGTAATGGGCGGGTGGTACGGATCAACTACAACAATGCCACCAGGGACTCTGTGCTGGACCTCCCCCTGCACCAGGTCCAGGCCTTCTACAGCTCCCTCAAGGCCTACATCCAGCTGATGACACAACCAGAAAACATGCTCACCTACAAGATGGAGcctg GCGACCTGGTCACCTTTGACAACTGGCGCCTGCTCCATGGGCGGAAGAGCTATCTGAGCCACCCAGACCAGGTGAGACACCTGGAGGGAGCCTACCTGGACTGGGACGAAGTCATGTCTCGCCTGCGAATACTCTGCAAGTCTGTCAACGGAGAGAGCTAG